A section of the Petrimonas sulfuriphila genome encodes:
- a CDS encoding DUF362 domain-containing protein — MDRRNFLKAVALTGAAVTTIKDADAMSVLTQSFQTTNAAAKYDMVAVLGGEPEAMFRKAIAELGGMKNFISKGDRVCVKPNIGWDKTPELAANTNPKLVTEIIKQCFDAGAREVTVFDHTCDDWRKCYANSGIEAAAKAAGAKVVPAHQESYYKSVSLPKGRSLKEAKIHQAIVDSDKWINVPILKNHGGAQLTISMKNYMGIVWDRGFFHANDLQQCIADVCTYAKRPVLNVVDAYRLMKTSGPRGKSDADVVLSKGLFISQDIVAVDTAAANFFNQAREMPLDKVGHLAKGEQLGVGTMNLDKLNIRRVRI, encoded by the coding sequence ATGGACAGACGAAATTTCTTGAAAGCTGTTGCTCTTACCGGCGCAGCTGTCACAACCATTAAAGATGCAGATGCGATGAGCGTACTCACTCAATCGTTTCAAACTACAAATGCTGCAGCAAAATACGACATGGTTGCCGTATTGGGCGGGGAACCCGAAGCTATGTTTCGCAAAGCTATTGCCGAATTGGGGGGAATGAAAAACTTCATCAGCAAGGGAGATAGGGTTTGTGTAAAACCGAATATCGGATGGGATAAAACTCCCGAACTGGCCGCTAACACCAATCCAAAACTGGTGACGGAAATCATCAAACAATGTTTCGATGCAGGTGCCCGTGAGGTAACTGTTTTCGACCACACGTGCGACGACTGGCGTAAATGTTACGCTAACAGCGGAATCGAAGCTGCCGCTAAAGCTGCCGGGGCAAAAGTTGTTCCCGCACATCAGGAATCCTATTACAAGAGTGTCTCTTTGCCAAAGGGTAGAAGCCTGAAAGAGGCCAAAATACACCAAGCCATTGTCGACTCCGACAAATGGATCAATGTTCCTATTCTCAAAAACCACGGCGGTGCACAATTGACCATCTCCATGAAGAACTACATGGGAATTGTATGGGACAGGGGATTTTTCCACGCCAACGATTTGCAGCAATGCATCGCTGATGTGTGTACCTATGCAAAACGTCCGGTCCTGAATGTTGTTGATGCCTACCGGTTGATGAAGACTAGCGGCCCCAGAGGAAAATCGGATGCCGATGTAGTATTGTCGAAAGGCCTCTTCATCTCGCAGGATATAGTTGCTGTTGACACTGCTGCTGCCAATTTCTTCAACCAGGCCAGGGAAATGCCGCTGGATAAGGTTGGCCATTTGGCAAAAGGGGAGCAATTGGGTGTGGGGACGATGAATCTCGACAAGCTCAACATCAGGAGGGTGAGAATTTAA
- a CDS encoding TonB-dependent receptor — protein sequence MSRFTFILFACFVVFSTGYADENNPPQVNDSIRLEEVIVTGTLPKVNLRNVPMSISIVTERQIQTRLEPSLLPLLTEEVPGLYITQRGVMGYGVAAGAAGGMSIRGIGGSPTSGVLVLIDGHPQYMGLMGHPLADSYQSLMTERVEVVRGPASVLYGSNAMGGVINIITKKQKQNGLHNSAQLMYGTYNTFSAEASSGWKKEKLHINGNIGYNRSDGHRENMDFEQINGYGKIGYDLTGNWSSFVDLNLSNAQSSNPGTVAAPITDNDADITRGMTSFSLENEYERTSGAVKFFYNFGTHKINDGYTEGQQPKPFRFHSDDRMLGLSVYQSYTFFEGNKTTAGVDFQRFGGKAWNKFPDESKNVQLADEHLNNVAGYVNIQQSLLENRLTLNTGIRLDNHEKNGSEWIPQFGLSFTPSASTVVKAIVSKGFRNPTLREMYMFPPQNPDLLPERLMNYEISFMQSLLENRLNMGLNLFYIKGDNMIQQAEPGIGKWGNTGKVENKGFEISTHYQVARDFRLSANYSLLSMAYKILAAPEHKLYVSANYTKNRWNLSTGIQYVGNLYKTVKPEPVKENFVLWNARINYRALDWLNLFLKGENLLGQEYEINAGYPMPKTTAFGGIQLHF from the coding sequence ATGAGTAGATTTACATTTATCCTTTTTGCCTGTTTCGTTGTTTTCTCAACCGGTTATGCTGATGAGAACAATCCACCGCAGGTCAACGATTCTATCCGCCTGGAAGAGGTGATCGTCACCGGTACGCTACCGAAGGTGAACCTGAGAAACGTGCCGATGAGCATATCTATCGTCACGGAACGGCAAATTCAAACCCGACTGGAACCTTCGCTTCTGCCGCTGCTTACCGAGGAAGTTCCCGGACTATACATCACACAACGTGGAGTAATGGGATACGGCGTAGCTGCCGGTGCTGCCGGAGGAATGAGCATCCGCGGAATTGGCGGTTCCCCTACTTCGGGAGTACTGGTACTCATCGACGGACATCCACAATATATGGGTCTGATGGGACACCCTCTGGCCGACAGCTACCAATCCCTGATGACCGAACGGGTGGAAGTGGTTCGTGGCCCTGCGTCAGTGCTTTACGGATCCAATGCAATGGGTGGAGTAATCAATATCATTACCAAAAAGCAGAAGCAGAACGGCTTGCACAATTCGGCTCAATTAATGTACGGCACCTACAATACTTTCAGCGCTGAAGCATCCAGCGGATGGAAGAAAGAGAAGCTGCATATCAACGGGAACATTGGGTATAACCGTTCCGACGGACATCGGGAAAACATGGATTTTGAGCAGATAAACGGTTACGGAAAAATAGGATACGATCTTACCGGAAATTGGAGCAGTTTTGTGGATTTGAATCTTTCGAACGCCCAATCGTCCAATCCGGGGACTGTCGCTGCTCCGATAACCGATAACGATGCCGATATTACACGCGGGATGACCTCATTTTCTCTTGAAAATGAATACGAAAGAACTTCAGGAGCAGTAAAATTCTTTTACAATTTCGGGACGCATAAAATCAACGACGGGTACACAGAAGGACAACAGCCCAAACCGTTTCGTTTCCATTCAGACGACCGGATGCTGGGCCTTTCGGTCTATCAGTCTTACACCTTTTTCGAGGGCAACAAGACCACAGCGGGAGTTGATTTTCAGCGTTTCGGAGGGAAAGCGTGGAACAAATTCCCCGACGAGTCGAAGAATGTACAGTTAGCCGATGAGCACCTGAACAACGTTGCCGGATACGTCAATATCCAGCAAAGCTTACTGGAAAACAGACTCACATTGAATACCGGGATAAGACTCGACAACCACGAAAAGAACGGGTCTGAATGGATTCCTCAATTCGGATTAAGTTTCACCCCCTCCGCCTCAACCGTTGTGAAAGCCATCGTCAGCAAAGGATTCCGAAACCCTACCCTTCGCGAGATGTATATGTTCCCTCCGCAAAACCCCGATCTGCTTCCGGAAAGATTGATGAATTACGAAATCTCGTTCATGCAGTCATTGCTCGAAAACCGGTTGAATATGGGTTTAAACCTCTTTTATATCAAAGGCGACAATATGATTCAACAAGCCGAACCCGGGATTGGCAAATGGGGAAATACCGGTAAAGTAGAAAACAAAGGCTTCGAGATCAGCACCCACTATCAGGTCGCCCGTGATTTTCGGCTTTCGGCCAATTACAGTTTATTGAGCATGGCCTATAAAATATTGGCAGCTCCGGAACACAAACTATACGTCAGTGCAAATTACACGAAGAACAGGTGGAATTTATCTACCGGTATTCAATACGTCGGAAACTTGTATAAAACCGTAAAGCCAGAGCCGGTAAAGGAGAACTTTGTCCTTTGGAACGCCCGCATCAATTACCGGGCACTTGACTGGTTAAACCTGTTCTTAAAAGGTGAGAATTTATTGGGACAGGAATACGAAATAAATGCCGGATACCCGATGCCGAAAACTACTGCCTTCGGCGGAATCCAGTTACATTTTTGA
- a CDS encoding phosphoribosyltransferase: protein MNTKSFEAVMQRFREIEFHETFDMIVAIANGGIIPAAILNQRLNTEIQLLKINLRDPCQKPKYDSPRLISPVDFDFRDKTILLVEDRIKTGATVKFAIDLLQGARQIKTFAVNGNADYALYDEDCFKFPWIV, encoded by the coding sequence ATGAATACAAAGTCTTTTGAAGCTGTTATGCAAAGGTTTCGTGAGATTGAATTTCACGAGACTTTTGATATGATAGTGGCCATTGCCAACGGCGGGATTATCCCGGCCGCAATCCTTAATCAGCGGTTGAATACTGAAATTCAATTATTGAAAATTAATCTTCGTGATCCCTGCCAAAAACCAAAATACGATAGCCCCAGGTTGATTTCGCCTGTCGACTTCGATTTTAGGGACAAAACCATTCTGCTGGTGGAAGATCGCATAAAAACAGGAGCGACTGTTAAATTCGCCATCGATCTTTTACAAGGTGCCAGACAAATAAAAACTTTCGCAGTAAACGGAAATGCTGATTATGCACTCTACGACGAAGATTGTTTTAAGTTTCCCTGGATCGTATGA
- a CDS encoding ECF transporter S component: MATTAKLYSFRLSNTKTYLFATCFVLGNLLLPQLAHLVPQGGLIFLPIYFFTLIAAYKYGIHVGLLTAILSPLANNLLFGMPPSAVLPAIIIKSVILAIAASMVAKHSGKVSFGGILLAIVAYQVIGTGIEWAMTQHFFTAVQDFRIGLPGMLIQLTAGYFILKALAKV, encoded by the coding sequence ATGGCAACAACAGCAAAACTTTATTCATTCAGACTGAGCAACACAAAAACCTACTTGTTCGCTACATGTTTTGTGTTGGGCAACTTATTATTGCCGCAACTGGCGCATTTAGTGCCCCAGGGAGGACTGATTTTTCTTCCCATCTATTTCTTTACGCTCATCGCAGCGTACAAATACGGAATTCATGTTGGGTTGTTGACGGCAATACTATCGCCTTTAGCTAACAACTTGTTGTTCGGTATGCCTCCTTCCGCCGTGCTGCCGGCAATCATCATCAAATCGGTTATTTTGGCTATTGCCGCCTCCATGGTGGCAAAACATTCCGGAAAAGTATCCTTCGGGGGTATTCTTTTGGCTATCGTTGCCTATCAAGTGATCGGTACAGGAATTGAATGGGCGATGACCCAACACTTTTTCACAGCCGTTCAGGATTTCCGCATCGGCCTTCCCGGAATGCTCATTCAACTAACAGCCGGATATTTCATACTGAAAGCCTTGGCTAAAGTGTAA
- a CDS encoding esterase: MYKKIFFTLLVFSTSIMMQAQENLGFGQRKEIISPEIHADNSVTFRLLAPLADSVSVTGDFAQGHNKMTKDADGVWSFTTRTLPSELYTYAFTANGLQMNDPNNVHYRRDVASTLNVLLVGGGQADIYKVNNVPHGTVAKRWYESPGNKTDRRITIYTPPGYESGNTSYPVLYLLHGMGGDEEAWPTLGRATQIIDNLIAEGKAKPMIIVMPNGNVAQEAAPGESSEGFYKPTFRLPNTMDGKYEETFIDIINFVDKNYRTVRNKSGRAIAGLSMGGFHSFHISRYYPNSFDYVGLFSAAIMPNENAKSSVYKNIEDTLLKQKQNGYKLYWIGIGKDDFLYQANTDFRKKLDGINFKYAYRESEGGHTWRNWRVYLSEFLPLLFNQ; this comes from the coding sequence ATGTACAAAAAAATCTTTTTTACTCTGCTCGTATTCTCCACCAGCATCATGATGCAAGCACAGGAAAACCTTGGCTTCGGACAACGAAAGGAAATTATTTCCCCCGAAATCCACGCCGACAATTCCGTAACGTTTCGTTTACTCGCTCCCTTGGCCGACAGTGTGTCGGTAACGGGTGATTTTGCACAAGGCCACAATAAAATGACAAAAGACGCCGATGGCGTTTGGTCATTTACAACCCGTACGCTTCCTTCGGAATTATACACGTATGCCTTTACGGCAAACGGGTTACAAATGAACGATCCCAATAACGTGCATTACCGTCGCGATGTAGCAAGCACACTAAATGTTCTGCTGGTTGGTGGTGGACAAGCCGATATATATAAAGTGAATAATGTCCCTCACGGCACGGTAGCCAAGAGATGGTATGAATCTCCGGGCAACAAGACTGACAGACGAATAACCATTTACACTCCTCCCGGTTATGAATCGGGTAACACATCCTATCCTGTTTTGTATCTGCTTCATGGCATGGGTGGCGATGAAGAAGCGTGGCCAACGCTTGGACGCGCGACCCAGATTATAGACAACCTGATTGCCGAAGGCAAGGCCAAACCGATGATTATCGTTATGCCGAACGGAAACGTAGCCCAGGAGGCTGCGCCGGGTGAATCGAGCGAAGGGTTTTACAAACCAACTTTCAGGTTACCAAACACGATGGACGGAAAATACGAAGAGACATTTATCGATATCATCAACTTCGTAGATAAAAATTACCGCACTGTCCGGAACAAATCCGGGCGTGCTATTGCCGGACTTTCCATGGGAGGTTTTCATTCTTTTCATATTTCACGGTATTATCCCAACAGTTTCGATTACGTGGGTTTATTTTCTGCAGCTATTATGCCTAACGAAAATGCGAAATCCAGCGTGTATAAAAATATAGAGGATACACTGTTAAAACAGAAACAGAACGGTTATAAACTTTACTGGATAGGTATCGGGAAAGACGATTTTTTGTATCAGGCAAATACTGACTTTCGGAAAAAACTCGACGGAATAAATTTCAAATATGCCTACCGGGAATCGGAAGGCGGACACACCTGGCGAAACTGGAGAGTTTACTTATCGGAATTCTTACCGTTGCTATTCAACCAATAA
- a CDS encoding DUF1080 domain-containing protein: MFTLLEQSDAANVPALQQAVNAALSYLPANEQMKLVSDRMNKSVNKHLYYTALANSGSQKAMEMITKAYNTETGANKNAAFDALTNWKSFNSIYPMLDIARNSKNKNELSKVTDAIVATINKSNETGAIKYLYLREVMQFAQTEKQKNDILRLLGNTGQYQAMLFVAPYMDNVALSENAALAAMNIATNNPAFAGVVTTGILQKVSKTLKNPDAGYQRESIKKYLDENPQDGGFVSIFNGKNLDGWKGLVENPIKRAKMTPKELAAAQVKADAAAKTGWVIENGELLFTGKGDNLCTNKQYGDFEMLVDWKLYPGPEPDAGIYLRGTPQVQIWDTARVNVGAQVGSGGLYNNQQNPSKPLKVADQKVGEWNTFRIKMIGERVSVWLNDELVTDNVVLENYWNRSQPIFPTEQIELQAHGSKVAYRDIFIKEIERPEPFQLPADEKKEGFRVLFDGTNLNEWTGNKKDYVVESGNIVLYPSQNFGGNLYTKEQFDNFIFRFEFMLTPGANNGLGIRAPLEGDAAYGGMELQILDNDAPVYKNLQIYQYHGSVYGVIPAKRGYLKPVGEWNYQEVIADGDRIKVILNGTTILDGNIREASKNGTIDKRDHPGLLNKTGHIGFLGHGSLVKFRNIRIKPLK; the protein is encoded by the coding sequence TTGTTCACATTGCTCGAACAATCGGATGCTGCCAATGTTCCCGCTCTTCAACAAGCTGTAAACGCAGCCCTGTCGTATCTTCCGGCCAACGAACAAATGAAGCTGGTATCGGACCGGATGAACAAGTCTGTAAACAAGCACCTTTACTATACTGCACTGGCAAACAGCGGGTCTCAAAAAGCAATGGAGATGATTACCAAGGCCTACAATACCGAAACCGGGGCCAATAAAAATGCCGCTTTTGATGCACTGACCAATTGGAAATCGTTCAACTCCATTTACCCGATGCTGGATATAGCCAGAAACAGTAAGAACAAAAATGAATTGAGCAAAGTAACGGATGCAATCGTTGCTACCATCAATAAATCAAATGAAACAGGAGCCATAAAATACCTGTATCTCCGTGAAGTGATGCAGTTTGCACAGACCGAGAAACAGAAAAACGACATTCTCCGCCTGTTGGGAAACACCGGACAATATCAGGCTATGCTTTTCGTAGCCCCGTATATGGATAATGTGGCATTGAGCGAAAATGCCGCATTGGCTGCCATGAACATCGCCACAAATAATCCGGCTTTTGCGGGTGTTGTAACCACCGGAATACTCCAGAAAGTGAGTAAAACATTGAAAAATCCAGATGCTGGCTATCAACGTGAGTCCATAAAAAAATACCTGGACGAAAATCCTCAAGACGGAGGTTTTGTGTCCATCTTCAACGGTAAAAACCTGGACGGATGGAAAGGCTTGGTAGAGAATCCCATCAAACGCGCGAAAATGACGCCAAAAGAACTCGCTGCAGCCCAGGTAAAAGCCGACGCAGCAGCAAAAACGGGCTGGGTCATCGAAAACGGTGAACTGCTCTTCACCGGAAAAGGGGACAACCTCTGTACCAACAAACAATACGGAGATTTCGAAATGCTGGTTGACTGGAAGCTTTATCCCGGGCCGGAACCTGATGCAGGGATCTACCTTCGCGGCACGCCACAGGTTCAGATCTGGGACACCGCCCGTGTAAATGTAGGAGCACAGGTTGGATCAGGTGGATTGTACAACAACCAGCAGAATCCGAGCAAACCGCTAAAAGTTGCTGACCAGAAAGTAGGTGAATGGAATACATTCCGAATCAAGATGATTGGTGAAAGGGTGTCGGTGTGGCTTAACGATGAACTGGTTACTGACAATGTAGTGTTGGAAAACTACTGGAACAGGAGTCAACCCATCTTCCCGACGGAACAGATTGAGTTGCAGGCACACGGCAGCAAGGTGGCTTATCGCGATATATTTATTAAAGAAATTGAACGCCCCGAACCTTTCCAGCTTCCTGCTGACGAAAAGAAAGAAGGTTTTCGGGTACTCTTCGACGGTACTAACCTCAACGAATGGACAGGAAACAAAAAAGACTACGTGGTGGAAAGTGGAAACATCGTGCTGTATCCCAGCCAAAATTTTGGCGGCAACCTTTACACCAAAGAACAATTCGATAATTTTATATTTCGTTTCGAATTTATGCTCACACCGGGTGCCAACAACGGATTAGGCATCCGCGCGCCGCTAGAAGGCGATGCCGCATATGGAGGAATGGAATTACAGATTCTTGATAACGATGCCCCGGTCTACAAAAATCTCCAAATCTACCAGTATCACGGTTCGGTTTATGGCGTTATTCCTGCTAAACGCGGTTACCTGAAGCCTGTAGGCGAGTGGAACTATCAGGAAGTAATTGCCGATGGCGATCGCATCAAAGTTATTCTTAACGGTACAACTATCCTGGACGGAAACATCCGCGAAGCCTCCAAAAACGGGACGATTGATAAACGGGATCATCCCGGGTTATTGAATAAAACCGGACATATTGGTTTCCTGGGGCACGGCTCCTTGGTAAAATTCCGAAACATCCGGATAAAACCACTGAAGTAA